A genomic window from Streptococcus sanguinis includes:
- a CDS encoding extracellular solute-binding protein: protein MKTWKKVVLGSVSLLAAGTLLAACSSNSSKESSSSDSKTLKLWVPTGAKDSYAETVSAFEKESGYKVDVVEMEDPNAQENLTKDASTAADVFSLPHDQLGKLVEAGAIQEIPSDYAAEIKKNDTEQATLGAQYKGKTYAFPFGIESQVTYYNKSKLSADDVKSYETITSKAKFGGNLKEANAYVTAPLFLSVGNTLFGKDGEQVDGTNWGNEAGVNVLKFIAAQRDNSGFVNVDAANLLAKFEDGSVDAFQSGPWDYAAAEKAVGKDNLGISVYPTVNIGGQDVQQKAFLGVKLYAVNQTPSNGDTDRIAASYKLAQALTSKESQENQFKFEGRHIIPANKEVQESEDVKKDALAQAVITMGSSDTYTTVMPKLSQMSVFWTESAALISDAFNGKFGEDQFLAKLQQFDKDLAAAK, encoded by the coding sequence GCTTGCTGGCTGCAGGAACGCTCTTAGCAGCTTGTAGCTCGAATAGCAGCAAGGAGAGCTCTTCTTCTGATAGTAAAACTCTGAAGCTTTGGGTTCCTACTGGCGCTAAAGACTCTTATGCTGAGACTGTAAGTGCGTTCGAGAAAGAATCAGGCTACAAGGTTGACGTAGTCGAAATGGAAGATCCAAACGCTCAGGAAAACCTTACAAAGGACGCAAGTACTGCTGCTGATGTCTTCTCACTGCCACACGATCAGCTTGGTAAATTGGTTGAAGCTGGTGCTATTCAAGAAATCCCTTCTGATTATGCAGCAGAGATCAAGAAGAACGATACAGAACAAGCAACTCTTGGTGCTCAGTATAAAGGTAAAACTTACGCTTTCCCATTCGGTATCGAGTCACAAGTAACCTACTATAACAAGTCAAAACTTTCTGCTGATGATGTTAAATCATACGAAACAATTACATCTAAAGCTAAATTCGGCGGAAACTTGAAAGAAGCTAATGCTTACGTTACTGCTCCACTCTTCCTTTCTGTAGGAAACACTCTCTTTGGTAAAGACGGTGAGCAAGTGGACGGAACAAACTGGGGTAACGAAGCTGGTGTGAACGTTCTGAAGTTCATCGCAGCTCAAAGAGACAACAGCGGTTTTGTAAACGTCGATGCTGCTAACCTTCTTGCTAAATTTGAAGATGGTTCAGTTGATGCTTTCCAATCTGGTCCATGGGACTATGCAGCTGCTGAAAAAGCTGTCGGCAAAGACAACCTTGGTATCTCTGTTTATCCAACTGTTAATATCGGTGGACAAGATGTTCAACAAAAAGCATTCCTCGGTGTAAAACTTTACGCAGTTAACCAAACACCTTCAAATGGCGACACTGACCGTATCGCAGCAAGCTACAAACTGGCTCAAGCACTTACTAGCAAAGAAAGTCAAGAAAACCAATTCAAGTTTGAAGGACGTCACATCATCCCAGCTAACAAAGAAGTCCAAGAGTCTGAAGATGTGAAGAAAGATGCCTTGGCACAAGCTGTTATCACAATGGGATCTTCTGATACCTACACAACAGTTATGCCTAAACTTAGCCAAATGTCTGTCTTCTGGACTGAAAGTGCTGCACTCATCAGCGATGCTTTCAACGGTAAATTTGGTGAAGATCAATTCCTCGCAAAATTGCAACAGTTTGATAAAGACTTAGCAGCAGCTAAATAA